The DNA window CATATAAAGCAGCCGAATGGACAGTACCAATCACCATTCAGGAACACCCGATTTAAAAATCCCTCAAACCGGATCTAATCCGACTATCCGAATTTGAACAAAAGGGCGTTAGGGTTTTAGGTagggaggaagaagaaatccgGAGATTTGATTCCAGAGATCCCCGCAGAAGGCATGAATCCGCTAACACTGGTGAAACGCATACAGAACATAAATTCGAGAGAGGCGACTCTTGGGATCTCGGAGCAAGCTTCGTGGCACGCCAAGTACAAAGACTCCGCTTATGTATACGTCGGTGGGATCCCATTCGATCTCACCGAAGGCGATCTTCTCGCTGTTTTTGCTCAGTAAGTCTCATACATCAGTTGTGTCAATATATCTTGATAGCTTTGACAAGGGTAAATTTAGGCTTCTCTGATCACTAACATCTGTTCGTAAATCTCTTTTTTGTTAGATATGGGGAGATTGTTGATGTTAATCTTGTTAGAGACAAGGGAACTGGGAAATCAAAAGGTTTTGCTTTTATTGCGTATGAGGATCAGAGAAGTACAATTCTTGCCGTGGGTTGGTCCTCCCTACATTTTTTATGGTTTCTTGTTTCATAgcttctatggaaatagttttTCCTCCGTATATTTCTATCAGGTTCCTTATGGGTTTCAATTGCTATTTTGAAGTAGATAATTTGAATGGAGCACAAGTTCTTGGAAGAACTATAAGGGTTGATCATGTTAGTAactacaaaaagaaagaagaagaagatgaagagacaGAACGACAGAAGAGGGAGGCCAGAGGGGTATGCCGTGCTTTTCAGAGAGGTGAATGTACCCGTGGGGCTGGATGCAAATTTTCCCATGACGAGCAGGTAAGAACGGACATTGATGCAGGAGGACGTTAATATAGTTTTTTATAGGTTAGTCTATTATCAGGTCTATTTTaactaattttcttttagtttttacaGTAAGGGTATTGTCAGAATTTCCAGGTGTgctggaatttcgaatttagtattaagttatttgttttgagagtcTTTTGTTGggttattttgttaagtcaagtcctagttataattggagtcatattagtttacttttaggaatcctagttttatttgaaggaaatttcttatgtaattaggattactacgagtctatatatatggatgcaagtcaagaataaataataatgagagttttatacaaatttgctataggagagattccttagacACGCTCGGTGAGAGGCTGAGGGGGGaggtgagtttatccaaccctacctgagagattcaAGGTCGTTTTTGGTTTATTcaaaaaatccaagaattttGTTTCAGTTTCAGACCTGGGAATTGTGAATTTTGTCCTAAGGTTCTTAATTTTTGGGCTTAATTTGGGGTTaaggttttggttgctcaatcctaccTAAAATCTTCATCATCGGTagttcaaaaactacatcagaCATACCTTAAGAGAGGATTTACTGAAGTCTTTTTTAAGATTCAATGTATTTGTTTGAATGACTGTAACATCATGATTATTGCACTAATAGTTAAGTTGATATCAGTGAAGATTCTAATGAGACTCCACTGATTTCAATATAATGTAGTCATGTTTTTCGAATcaaatgtttgattttgatagTTATGATTCATATCAACCTTCACAGAATTCTTAAATGTTAGCTGCTTGGATTCAGTTCTCCTGAAGCTTTTTATTTTCCCGTCCTTTTTTCCTTAAGACAATAGAGTTCTCATGTTGCCATACATTTATCGTTTTTACAAAACTATATGTACTCTGAAACATAATCTAGTTGATTACTTGATTCTTGGATTTTAAGTGGAAATTGAGACATTCAGAACTTAATTTAGCATATCTCATTACTCTGAGGTGCTTGtttattcttattgttctttctTTATCCAGAGAGCTGCAAACACCGGTTGGGGTTCTGAAGATAAAAGTGCGAGGTGGGGGCATGAAAATTTTGAGGGTCCAAGAAAGAGTGAGAAAAAGATTGAAGAAGGTTTTAGATCACGGGAAAAAGACTTGAATTCTATATTAAAGGGCCAGGAGAGGGCTTTGGAAAACTACCCCAGGGAGAGTGATAGGAGGGAAGAAAAGCGATCAGGGAGGCGCAATGATGATGGCATCGAGCCAAAGTCAGGAGAAGATTACGATAAGAGCGAAAATCGTCAAAGGAGGGAGGAAAGAAGATCGACTCAACGCAACGATGGAGAATTTGAGCCAAAGACCAGAGAAGATCCTTATAGGAGGCAGGCGAAGAGAAGGCATGGTGATGATGAGTTTGAGACAAGGCGAAGAGAAGTTGATGACAGGAAGGAAGATAAAAGATCAAGACGGCGTGAGTCAGAATACTCTCTACGAGAAGACAGAGATAAGAGAGGAGGCAAATGGTCAGCTCACAACAGGGATTCATCCGCCTATCATCATGGAGAGAGGAGTACTGATCACGGCAGATCTGATAGATGACAATTCTAGCAATATGCTGATTGAATTTTTACCCTTTGAACCTTTCAGGTTTCCTGCACCTTGTTGCAACTATGGGCATTAATCATCAGCAGTGTTGCAGCATAGTCCACTGTGTTATGTTGAATTGTATCATTCCGGATGGATGTTTCAGATTGATGATCCCTGTTTGCCGAAGAAAAAATATTCAGTTTGAATGAAGTGGCCATTGTTGGCTGATTTACACTTCTAACAGCCATCTAATACTAATTAGTGGTTCATTTCATTTTCAGAATTATAAACGATAGCATAATGTAGAATACATTCAAGGAAATTGGGCAAAATCATGT is part of the Tripterygium wilfordii isolate XIE 37 chromosome 7, ASM1340144v1, whole genome shotgun sequence genome and encodes:
- the LOC120002848 gene encoding zinc finger CCCH domain-containing protein 25-like isoform X1 gives rise to the protein MNPLTLVKRIQNINSREATLGISEQASWHAKYKDSAYVYVGGIPFDLTEGDLLAVFAQYGEIVDVNLVRDKGTGKSKGFAFIAYEDQRSTILAVVDNLNGAQVLGRTIRVDHVSNYKKKEEEDEETERQKREARGVCRAFQRGECTRGAGCKFSHDEQRAANTGWGSEDKSARWGHENFEGPRKSEKKIEEGFRSREKDLNSILKGQERALENYPRESDRREEKRSGRRNDDGIEPKSGEDYDKSENRQRREERRSTQRNDGEFEPKTREDPYRRQAKRRHGDDEFETRRREVDDRKEDKRSRRRESEYSLREDRDKRGGKWSAHNRDSSAYHHGERSTDHGRSDR
- the LOC120002848 gene encoding zinc finger CCCH domain-containing protein 25-like isoform X2 translates to MNPLTLVKRIQNINSREATLGISEQASWHAKYKDSAYVYVGGIPFDLTEGDLLAVFAQYGEIVDVNLVRDKGTGKSKGFAFIAYEDQRSTILAVDNLNGAQVLGRTIRVDHVSNYKKKEEEDEETERQKREARGVCRAFQRGECTRGAGCKFSHDEQRAANTGWGSEDKSARWGHENFEGPRKSEKKIEEGFRSREKDLNSILKGQERALENYPRESDRREEKRSGRRNDDGIEPKSGEDYDKSENRQRREERRSTQRNDGEFEPKTREDPYRRQAKRRHGDDEFETRRREVDDRKEDKRSRRRESEYSLREDRDKRGGKWSAHNRDSSAYHHGERSTDHGRSDR